The following proteins are co-located in the Solanum pennellii chromosome 1, SPENNV200 genome:
- the LOC107006547 gene encoding protein DETOXIFICATION 46, chloroplastic produces MNLETLTCKSQIIPIEIPKFNLNFHVDFSSTRRRTCRVTSLTRIHNHRKRIITACVNHSQEVPVNLENSHSNLNSCTNNEEQVEVTIREEIPVVDSNAKGEFSGNESIWAQVVEIVKFSGPAVGLWLCGPLMSLIDTAVIGQGSSIELAALGPGTVFCDNTSYVFMFLSIATSNLVATALAKQDKDEVQHQISILLFIGLACGIVMLIFTRLFGTWGITAFTGANNMEIINAANTYVQIRGLAWPAMLVGWVAQSASLGMKDSWGPLKALAVATAINGIGDIVLCRFFGYGIAGAAWATMVSQVVAAYMMIAALSKKGYNGFALSVPSFDEVLQIFTLAAPVFLTMMSKVAFYSLLVYYATSMGTNTAAAHQVMLQLFSIFAVWGEPLSQTAQSFMPELLYGVNRNLSKARMLLKSLLIIGASNGLILGSAGVSISWFSPQMFSSDPLVIQEMHKVLLQLFLTLWVSPCVHSLEGTLLAGRDLKFISISMTTIFGLASLLVMLFSSKGFGLSGCWFALVAFQWTRFLVALRRLTLADGILYLEGSVHDELQKLKAT; encoded by the exons atgaatcttgaaaccCTAACTTGTAAATCTCAAATTATTCCGATAGAAATCCCtaaattcaatttgaatttCCATGTTGATTTTTCTTCCACGCGTCGCCGAACTTGTCGGGTAACATCATTGACCCGAATCCACAATCACCGGAAGCGAATAATCACTGCTTGTGTAAATCATAGCCAAGAGGTTCCAGTGAATCTAGAGAACTCTCATTCGAATTTGAATTCATGTACCAATAATGAAGAACAAGTAGAGGTAACAATTCGAGAAGAAATTCCAGTGGTAGATTCTAATGCTAAAGGAGAATTTTCCGGCAATGAGAGCATTTGGGCTCAAGTGGTGGAGATTGTAAAGTTTTCAGGGCCAGCAGTTGGTCTATGGTTATGTGGACCTTTGATGAGTCTCATTGACACTGCAGTAATCGGTCAAGGAAGTTCTATTGAACTTGCCGCTCTAG GTCCAGGAACAGTGTTTTGTGATAACACTAGTTATGTTTTTATGTTCCTTTCAATTGCCACTTCAAATTTAGTTGCTACTGCATTGGCCAAACAG GATAAAGATGAAGTTCAACATCAGATATCTATATTGCTCTTCATTGGGTTGGCCTGTGGTATTGTGATGCTTATCTTTACAAGATTGTTTGGTACTTGGGGCATTACTG CTTTCACAGGGGCAAACAATATGGAAATAATAAATGCAGCAAATACTTATGTCCAG ATTCGAGGATTGGCATGGCCTGCCATGCTTGTTGGTTGGGTTGCCCAAAGTGCAAG TTTAGGCATGAAAGATTCATGGGGACCTTTAAAGGCTTTGGCAGTTGCCACGGCTATTAATGGCATTGGCGACATAGTCTTATGCAGATTCTTTGGGTATGGTATAGCTGGAGCAGCATGGGCAACAATGGTGTCCCAA GTTGTTGCAGCTTATATGATGATTGCAGCCCTGAGCAAGAAAGGGTATAATGGTTTTGCCTTATCTGTTCCATCATTTGATGAAGTTCTACAGATTTTCACACTTGCAGCACCTGTGTTCTTAACAATGATGTCCAAG GTGGCATTCTACTCTCTACTTGTCTACTATGCCACATCAATGGGCACAAACACTGCTGCTGCACATCAG GTCATGCTACAACTATTCAGCATATTTGCAGTATGGGGTGAGCCTCTCTCTCAAACAGCGCAGTCATTTATGCCTGAATTGTTATATGGAGTGAATCGGAACTTGTCGAAg GCCCGGATGCTGCTGAAGTCCCTTTTGATCATTGGAGCATCAAATGGTTTAATACTGGGATCTGCTGGAGTGTCAATATCATGGTTTTCCCCCCAAATGTTTTCATCTGATCCTTTGGTCATACAAGAG ATGCACAAAGTACTGCTGCAATTATTTCTAACTCTCTGGGTGTCGCCATGTGTTCATAGTCTTGAAGGAACCTTGTTG GCTGGAAGAGACTTAAAATTTATCAGTATATCAATGACGACCATATTTGGTTTAGCTTCACTTCTCGTCATG CTCTTCAGCAGTAAAGGATTTGGTTTGTCGGGGTGCTGGTTTGCTCTAGTAGCATTCCAATGG ACACGATTTTTGGTAGCTCTACGGCGACTCACTTTGGCGGATGGCATACTTTATTTGGAAGGCTCAGTTCATGATGAGTTACAAAAGCTGAAAGCTACGTAG
- the LOC107026382 gene encoding protein terminal ear1 homolog, producing MATIRKSLLNPDASEYIPISTRPPPPPPPTVDSPPRENVYSVIPIRRSHKNVTTIVIKNIPYDYNREMLMRFLDEHCLLENQKARDSNGENTHVFAYDFLYLPMDFKSKMNKGYAFVNFTDERTVWKFFEAYDKLNVLPGSTWRVRIVTAKIQGKEALVNHFKNTKFRCESEEFLPVQFSPARDGSGESVQMISVGKYKVTPSCSDILKKP from the exons ATGGCTACTATTCGTAAGAGTTTGTTGAACCCGGATGCATCCGAATATATACCTATTTCCACTCGGCCACCGCCTCCTCCTCCTCCTACCGTTGATTCACCACCACGGGAGAATGT ATACAGTGTTATACCTATAAGAAGGAGCCATAAGAACGTGACTACTATCGTGATTAAGAATATTCCATATGACTACAA CCGTGAAATGTTGATGCGATTTCTGGACGAGCATTGCTTACTGGAGAATCAAAAAGCTAGAGATTCAAATGGAGAAAATACACATGTGTTTGCTTATGATTTCTTGTATTTGCCTATGGATTTcaa AAGCAAGATGAACAAAGGTTATGCATTTGTGAATTTCACCGATGAGAGAACTGTGTGGAAATTTTTTGAGGCTTATGACAAACTAAATGTGTTGCCGGGATCTACTTGGAGGGTTAGGATTGTTACTGCGAAGATCCAG GGAAAAGAGGCTTTGGTGAACCATTTCAAGAATACAAAATTCAGATGTGAATCAGAAGAGTTTCTGCCAGTTCAGTTTAGTCCAGCAAGAGATGGTTCTGGGGAATCGGTACAAATGATTAGTGTTGGTAAATACAAAGTCACTCCATCTTGTTCAGATATTCTCAAGAAaccctaa
- the LOC107006557 gene encoding uncharacterized protein LOC107006557, which yields MSSVMLSSSSSSMALHRLLRPAPILSFSFLKQSLSLLPHQTTSLHPIINNSLSFFPSLRTHTSFFLRSRTFSNLPISCTSQALLESSEDVEDEEIVKQNEEVTAPRPSESERKILRAKLPNLTVKEKKELASYAHSLGKKLKSQQVGKSGVTDTVVMALEETLEANELLKLKIHGTCPGGELDDVVKHLEEATGSVVVGQIGRTVILYRPSLTKMKAEEKKKQAQILFLKKQKQYAERRSFQDKGPVPRSYARNRRGSSRV from the exons ATGAGTAGTGTAATGttatcttcttcctcttcctccaTGGCTCTCCATCGCCTGCTCCGACCCGCTCCCATCCTTTCTTTCTCCTTCCTTAAGCAATCTCTCTCTCTTCTTCCCCATCAAACGACGTCACTTCATCCCATCATCAACAATTCTCTTTCCTTCTTCCCCTCTCTTCGGACCCATACATCATTCTTCCTTCGTTCTAGAACTTTCTCTAACCTTCCAATTAGTTGTACCTCtcaagctctcttggaatcttCTGAGGATGTGGAAGATGAGGAAATTgtaaaacaaaatgaagaagtgactGCCCCCAGGCCTAGTGAGTctgagagaaaaatattaagggcGAAATTGCCGAACCTGACTGtgaaggagaagaaagaattGGCATCCTATGCACATAGTTTAGGGAAGAAGCTGAAGAGCCAACAGGTTGGCAAATCTGGTGTTACTGATACTGTGGTAATGGCTTTAGAAGAGACTCTTGAAGCTAATGAGCTTCTCAAG CTCAAAATACATGGTACCTGTCCCGGAGGAGAGCTGGATGATGTTGTAAAGCATTTGGAAGAAGCAACTGGCTCAGTGGTTGTTGGTCAAATTGGTAGGACTGTGATTCTCTACCGTCCAAGCCTGACAAAAATGAAAGctgaagagaagaagaaacaggctcaaattctttttttgaaaaaacaaaaacaatatgcAGAGAGACGATCATTTCAG GATAAAGGACCGGTACCTAGATCATATGCTCGTAATCGCCGAGGAAGTAGCAGAGTTTGA